The Gracilinanus agilis isolate LMUSP501 unplaced genomic scaffold, AgileGrace unplaced_scaffold57670, whole genome shotgun sequence genomic sequence TCCACGGTAACAAAAGGAACCTATTCTACCAGGTCACTCGTCTCCCAGCTGCTGGCTGGCAGGTTGGCACTTGAGCAATGCCATTCCACTTGCCAgtggaaaagggaattcttggtccTTTGAGTGCGTACTCGTCAAAAGGGAATCCCTTGTTGTCTTTGCCTCCTTGGAGTTAACCCTTTGTTTGGCAAGAACTTTGAACTAAGATGAGCTTGAAGCGGGTGGGAGAAGCTGGCTAAGcatttagagaattcacaccctcccTAGTGTTAGGTGAGAAGGCAGCTAACTCAAAGAGTCAGAAACTTGTTCccaccctcagaaagtgtgaacccttTGGATGCATCTTCCCACCTCGGGAAGGTGGGAAGCAGTTCCCACAgagactgccccctgggcagggCTAGACAacttggaagctgtgattggcccttgtgaaaaggggcgGGGACAGGAAaacaccataaaagccatgaaggcagcctGGAGAgactagtagagagtgaactcccaGGAGTGGAGAGTGAACTCAGTGAGGTGAGGGAAGTGGAGCTTGGAGAAGAAGATTGGCTCAAAGGAGAAAGTTCTCCTCAGGTGTCACCTACAGCTCTGGTCCCTGTCTTTGGTGAGTGGAGAGCtgcttttcccttcctgtcttctggaggtAGTTTACTTCTTATTGAAAGGAAAACTATCAGCTCTGCTTGTGTGTGTCCCCTTAGCTCCTGGCCCTCCAACTTGTGGTCCCGCTGAGACAGGCCAGGGCGCCCCATGGTGAAATCTAAGAGGTTCCCGAAGAAGTCTAGGGCGGGCAGGGTGCTGAGGATGGTGAGGGAGCATCGTCTGCCAGATGGCATAGGTTGGGGGACCTCAGGCTGCACTGAGAGTCACGCCAAGAAGGGAAGAGTCACCTCACTCCAAGAAGAGGAGAGTCCTCTCCAGGAAGAGGAGATTCACCTGACTCCCAGGAGAGCAGAATCAGCTCACTCCCAGAAGAGGAGATCCACCTCCCTGGGAGAAGAGGAGACTCCCTCCAAGAAGAGGAGGGTGCTACTTCCCCCCTCCCGGGCAATGGAGGTGGAAGGATGCATTCGAATGTATGAGCAGCTACACAGCATGAGAGCAAGTCAAGGATTAAGGCAGAGGCAGGAAGAGCATGAAAGGCAGGTCAGGGTCCTCTCTGAGGAGGCCTGCCAGCAGCTGAGGCGATTTGATGAAGAAAAGTCATCGCAGCAGCAACAGCACTCTCAGCACCTTGGCCAAGTGGTAGAGGAAAGTGTCCAGGAAGCACAAGGCCAGCAGGACAAGCTGCAGGAAGAACCTGGTCACAGAGGCCAGATTGTCAGGCTGAAGCTGCGCGAGGCTCCCCAGCAGAGCTGCGGGCACCTAGAACAAGAGGGGCTGGGCAAAGATGGAGGCCAGGAGCGCTTGAGGCAGAGTCTCTGTGCCCTTCAGGAGGAGGCACTGCAGCTCAACCAGCAACTGCAGCCCAAGCATCAGCACGAGGACCTGCTCACCATACAAGTGTCTGCCTACGCAAGCAGAGGAAACCACCTCTGTGCACTCATTGCGGACATCATTGGCACCACCAGCCAGAGAGGCTTTCCTGCCCCACAAGACCAAGCTAGGGCACAGCGTGCCCTGCAGGAAATGCGGCACCTGCTCAACCTTTCGCAACGGGACATTGCCAAGGCTGCCCAGCAAAAGGCCGCACCGCACCAAGAGCAG encodes the following:
- the LOC123256292 gene encoding nucleoporin GLE1-like, whose protein sequence is MVKSKRFPKKSRAGRVLRMVREHRLPDGIGWGTSGCTESHAKKGRVTSLQEEESPLQEEEIHLTPRRAESAHSQKRRSTSLGEEETPSKKRRVLLPPSRAMEVEGCIRMYEQLHSMRASQGLRQRQEEHERQVRVLSEEACQQLRRFDEEKSSQQQQHSQHLGQVVEESVQEAQGQQDKLQEEPGHRGQIVRLKLREAPQQSCGHLEQEGLGKDGGQERLRQSLCALQEEALQLNQQLQPKHQHEDLLTIQVSAYASRGNHLCALIADIIGTTSQRGFPAPQDQARAQRALQEMRHLLNLSQRDIAKAAQQKAAPHQEQAQDKRAQLGQQPTAQKDAPHPAQGPGAKGTEGLHGEAGDTTMQWYQHLQHAASQCTLAFEALANSKDQQAKRIKMDLQKAATIPVSQISSTAGPQLKEVFDKINNLLLGKAVPCGARAVSLTDHPQALDFVHYKLAEKFVKQAEEEVACHPEAAFPIALVAAGIWELHPRVGDLLLAHLHKRCPYSVPFYPAFKEGMGLQEYQKLLGYRVQDSKVEHQELFLKRMSGMIRLYAALIQLLRPHAKRQGAQPHGLNHGWRWLAQILNMEPRPDVTAT